The following are encoded together in the Anoplopoma fimbria isolate UVic2021 breed Golden Eagle Sablefish chromosome 9, Afim_UVic_2022, whole genome shotgun sequence genome:
- the dand5 gene encoding DAN domain family member 5, with protein sequence MARPISFVFLSSWTAVAFAFPHNSFDNIIKGSRVEFESSGSGPGEPVRGIVKVVQLDPRAVAQSGFIRGGLTPRRAPSFSSRMSFPAFLSQGRPGPALAPKAPVNPLRLLHSKSPTEMELKKRQGLQMWQRSINKGEKISVSLPINLKDTKQTCTAVPFTQRVTADGCDTVTVHNKLCFGQCSSLFVPSEGEFAGPGTGTGALRHRAPCSRCAPSKALTVAVPLRCGAKVLEKLVMVVEECKCETGREEKSAEAAASTHL encoded by the exons ATGGCTCGCCCCATCAGCTTCGTTTTTTTGTCCAGTTGGACAGCTGTAGCTTTTGCGTTCCCTCACAATTCTTTTGACAACATTATTAAAGGGTCAAGAGTGGAATTTGAATCGTCTGGAAGCGGACCCGGTGAACCTGTCCGGGGAATAGTGAAGGTTGTGCAGCTGGACCCCCGTGCCGTGGCCCAGTCAGGCTTCATCAGAGGAGGACTCACCCCCAGAAGGGCACCCTCCTTCAGTTCCAGAATGTCCTTCCCTGCTTTTTTGTCTCAGGGGCGTCCAGGTCCGGCTCTGGCCCCCAAGGCCCCAGTGAATCCGCTACGTCTCCTGCACTCTAAAAGCCCCACTGAGATGGAACTGAAGAAGAGGCAAGGCCTGCAGATGTGGCAGAGATCCATTAATAAAGGAGAGAAGATTAGCGTGTCCCTGCCAATCAACCTGAAGGACACTAAACAGACGTGCACTGCGGTACCTTTCACTCAG CGCGTGACGGCGGATGGATGTGACACAGTAACAGTGCACAACAAGCTGTGTTTCGGCCAGTGCAGCTCCCTGTTCGTCCCGTCCGAGGGGGAGTTTGCTGGGCCGGGCACCGGGACGGGGGCCCTCCGCCACCGGGCCCCCTGCTCCCGCTGCGCCCCGTCCAAAGCTTTAACCGTGGCTGTGCCCCTGCGCTGCGGAGCCAAAGTCCTGGAGAAGctggtgatggtggtggaggAGTGCAAGTGCGAGACGGGCCGGGAGGAAAAGAGTGCCGAGGCTGCGGCGTCCACACACCTGTAA
- the tspan34a gene encoding tetraspanin 34a, with protein sequence MCCSGFLKIMMFIFNGGIFLAGACILGVGVWVKVDSGSLLGLLNDVEDAPSGLSQLVNVSYLLIAVGAVLLVIGFLGCCGAVRESRCMLLTFFSIVLIIFLIEVAGAVVLLVFNGLAEQILNHLEDEVRTSIRNGYGRSDSFTSLWNATMEEFECCGYKNYTDFYDSPFYNNSGNLYPFTCCNETIAVCTTNQAHLSRIDGCFTMLLQLIEDNAVIIAAVALGIAALEVAAMVVSLVLYKNIGHKE encoded by the exons ATGTGTTGCTCCGGCTTTCTCAAGATCATGATGTTTATCTTCAATGGCGGCATCTTT TTGGCAGGTGCGTGCATCCTAGGTGTGGGCGTGTGGGTGAAGGTGGACAGTGGTTCTCTGCTGGGTTTGCTGAATGATGTGGAGGACGCGCCATCTGGGTTATCCCAGCTGGTTAATGTCAGCTACCTGCTCATCGCAGTGGGCGCCGTGCTGCTGGTCATTGGCTTCCTGGGCTGCTGCGGAGCTGTGAGGGAGAGCAGGTGTATGCTGCTGACG TTCTTCAGCATTGTGCTGATTATCTTCCTCATCGAGGTTGCAGGAGCTGTGGTGCTGCTCGTCTTCAATGGTTTG GCTGAGCAGATTCTCAATCATCTGGAGGACGAAGTTAGAACAAGCATTAGAAACGGGTATGGACGCAGTGACAGTTTCACCTCTCTCTGGAACGCCACCATGGAGGAG TTTGAGTGCTGCGGATACAAGAACTACACAGATTTCTATGACTCCCCTTTTTACAATAACAGCGGAAATCTTTATCCATTCACATGTTGCAATGAAACCATCGCCGTGTGCACCACAAACCAAGCCCATCTTTCG AGGATTGATGGCTGCTTTACAATGCTGCTTCAGCTGATAGAGGACAACGCTGTGATCATTGCAGCCGTTGCTCTAGGAATCGCTGCTCTTGAG GTTGCTGCCATGGTGGTTTCGTTGGTCCTCTACAAGAATATTGGCCATAAGGAGTGA
- the LOC129095805 gene encoding ras-related protein Rab-3D-like, with the protein MAVAREPGSGLDQRDAADQNFDYMFKLLIIGNSSVGKTSFLFRFADDSFTSAFVSTVGIDFKVKTIYRNDKRVKLQIWDTAGQERYRTITTAYYRGAMGFLLMYDITSQESFCAVQDWATQIKTYSWGNAQVVLVGNKLDLEEDRQVPTGDAQRLATELGFQFFEASAKDNVNVKQVFDNLVDVICERMTESVNGDASPSANHKEAGLKETPLSGTGGCAC; encoded by the exons ATGGCTGTAGCCAGAGAACCAGGGTCGGGCCTGGACCAGAGGGACGCCGCCGACCAGAACTTTGACTACATGTTCAAGCTGCTGATCATCGGCAACAGCAGCGTGGGGAAGACCTCCTTCCTGTTCCGCTTTGCAGACGACTCCTTCACCTCGGCCTTTGTCAGCACGGTGGGCATCGACTTCAAGGTCAAGACCATCTACAGGAACGACAAGCGGGTCAAACTTCAGATCTGG GACACAGCGGGGCAGGAGCGCTACCGGACCATCACCACAGCGTACTACAGAGGAGCCATGGGGTTCCTGCTCATGTACGATATCACGAGCCAGGAGTCGTTCTGCGCCGTACAGGACTG GGCAACCCAGATCAAGACGTACTCGTGGGGCAACGCTCAAGTAGTGCTGGTGGGCAATAAGCTGGACCTGGAAGAAGACAGGCAGGTCCCCACTGGAGATGCCCAAAGACTGGCTACAGAGCTTG gcttCCAGTTCTTCGAGGCCAGCGCAAAAGACAACGTCAACGTGAAGCAGGTGTTTGACAACCTGGTGGACGTCATCTGCGAGAGGATGACGGAGAGCGTCAACGGCGACGCCAGTCCGTCAGCCAATCACAAGGAGGCTGGCCTGAAGGAGACGCCCCTAAGCGGCACGGGCGGCTGCGCATGCTGA
- the pld6 gene encoding mitochondrial cardiolipin hydrolase has protein sequence MSLMWTVKVLGLGVVALSLSVELLSRLLHRLRPGGPLNEALFFPSELACVEHIFTSLSPRSCLCPLPHGVETSFSRLLRRILSATSSLDLCVFAFSNMGLSRAVLALHSRGVTVRVLTDKDYTAIPGSQIGVLRKAGICVRCDASPVHMHHKFAVVDGRLLITGSLNWTLAAVQSNMENVLVTEEPDLVRPYVKEFLRLWERNDPGQMPPHE, from the exons ATGTCGTTGATGTGGACGGTGAAGGTGCTCGGCCTGGGTGTGgtggctctctctctcagcgTGGAGCTGCTCAGCCGGCTCCTCCATCGCCTCAGGCCCGGCGGGCCCCTCAATGAGGCCCTCTTCTTCCCCTCAGAGCTGGCCTGTGTGGAGCACATCTTCACGTCCCTGTCGCCCCG TTCCTGCCTCTGCCCGTTGCCTCATGGCGTTGAGACCTCTTTCTCCCGTCTTCTCCGGCGCATCCTGTCCGCGACCTCCTCTCTGGACCTGTGCGTCTTCGCCTTCTCCAACATGGGCCTGAGCAGGGCCGTGCTGGCGTTGCACAGCAGGGGCGTCACCGTTCGAGTCCTAACCGACAAGGATTACACCGCCATCCCAGGCTCCCAGATAGGGGTCCTCCGCAAGGCCG GGATCTGCGTGCGGTGCGACGCCAGCCCCGTTCACATGCATCACAAGTTTGCGGTGGTGGACGGCCGGCTGCTCATCACCGGCTCCCTCAACTGGACGCTGGCGGCAGTGCAGAGCAACATGGAGAACGTCCTGGTCACCGAGGAACCGGACCTGGTGCGACCCTACGTCAAGGAGTTCCTCAGGTTGTGGGAGCGCAACGACCCGGGCCAGATGCCTCCGCACGAGTGA